The following are encoded together in the Macrobrachium nipponense isolate FS-2020 chromosome 14, ASM1510439v2, whole genome shotgun sequence genome:
- the LOC135226403 gene encoding uncharacterized protein LOC135226403 yields the protein MQAADRDRDRDKDENGDLGAAAESVREGHSPVDYGKDLMGVVSLQKFDGSWTLEDVVKITSLPRSLLAGATKYKNETSWATSVVLAFLEVKYSAEKDEWALLANKARMFIARCGDDVEALMVAARKVLAEN from the exons ATGCAGGCAGCAGACAGAGACAGGGATAGGGATAAGGATGAGAATGGGGATTTGGGTGCGGCAGCAGAATCAGTGAGAGAGGGACATTCTCCAGTGGACTATGGGAAAGATCTTATGGGTGTGGTTAGTCTTCAGAAGTTTGATGGATCCTGGACCCTGGAAGATGTGGTGAAGATCACATCACTGCCTCGCTCGCTTCTTGCTGGTGCAACTAAGTACAAG aATGAAACATCCTGGGCCACTTCAGTGGTTCTTGCCTTTTTGGAGGTGAAATACTCTGCCGAAAAAGATGAGTGGGCGTTGCTGGCCAATAAAGCTCGGATGTTCATAGCAAGATGTGGTGACGATGTAGAAGCTCTTATGGTGGCGGCTAGAAAAGTCTTGGCTGAAAACTGA